A single genomic interval of Nocardioides palaemonis harbors:
- a CDS encoding GlxA family transcriptional regulator has translation MKKVAVVVQEQPEPFGLGALCEVWAEPYHPEDDNPVFDFRVVTPRPGRLRTRAGFDLVVEHGLDEAADADLVCLAPKSDHRGTSPEVSELLRATHARGAMLFAHCSATFMLGEAGLLEGRRCTTHWRYAAELAATFPGAIVDPDVLYVQDGTVVTGAGSAAALDAALHVMRQHFGARVAATTARRMVVPPHRDGGQAQFIERPVPVCESEALAPLLAWISAHLADELDVETLARQVHMSARTFARRFKEETGTTPYSWILGERVRAAQELLEQTDHSIDWVAGEVGFGNAATLRHHFGRSRGVSPQEYRRSFKTPA, from the coding sequence GTGAAGAAGGTCGCCGTCGTCGTCCAGGAGCAGCCCGAGCCGTTCGGTCTCGGGGCGCTGTGCGAGGTGTGGGCCGAGCCCTACCACCCCGAGGACGACAACCCGGTCTTCGACTTCCGGGTGGTCACGCCGCGACCGGGCCGGCTGCGCACCCGCGCGGGCTTCGACCTCGTGGTCGAGCACGGCCTCGACGAGGCCGCCGACGCCGACCTGGTCTGCCTGGCCCCCAAGAGCGACCACCGGGGGACCTCGCCCGAGGTCTCCGAGCTCCTGCGGGCCACCCACGCACGCGGCGCGATGCTCTTCGCGCACTGCTCGGCCACCTTCATGCTCGGCGAGGCCGGCCTGCTCGAGGGCCGTCGCTGCACCACCCACTGGCGCTACGCCGCCGAGCTCGCCGCCACGTTCCCCGGCGCGATCGTCGACCCCGACGTGCTCTACGTCCAGGACGGCACCGTGGTCACCGGTGCGGGCTCGGCCGCCGCGCTCGACGCCGCGCTCCACGTGATGCGCCAGCACTTCGGTGCCCGCGTCGCGGCCACGACGGCGCGGCGGATGGTCGTCCCGCCCCACCGCGACGGCGGACAGGCGCAGTTCATCGAGCGCCCGGTGCCGGTGTGCGAGTCCGAGGCGCTCGCCCCGCTGCTGGCGTGGATCAGCGCCCACCTCGCCGACGAGCTCGACGTCGAGACGCTGGCGCGCCAGGTGCACATGTCGGCGCGCACCTTCGCGCGCCGGTTCAAGGAGGAGACCGGCACCACGCCGTACTCCTGGATCCTCGGCGAGCGGGTGCGCGCGGCCCAGGAGCTGCTGGAGCAGACCGACCACTCCATCGACTGGGTGGCCGGCGAGGTGGGCTTCGGCAACGCCGCGACGCTGCGCCACCACTTCGGGCGCTCGCGCGGCGTCAGCCCGCAGGAGTACCGGCGCAGCTTCAAGACGCCCGCCTGA
- a CDS encoding class I adenylate-forming enzyme family protein, with product MAATSTADALGPGSRVALLVPGSTAYVDLVLALLADGIFPVPLDPALTGAERRRILAPIAPDLVVDRAEQVEDLLAGRTDRTRAVPRGRPIHCTSGTTGTPKGVFSGLLPDDQAAALVAEERELWGFCADDVNLVLSPLHHSAPLRFATGTLLAGGRLVVPGKFDPARVTAAIRDERPTTMFCVPTHLQRLLAHWDDVGVPDLTSFRLVAHAGAPCPPAIKERLVELFPSGSTWEFYGSTEGQFTACRSEDWQRRPGTVGRARPGRTLSVDADGHIWCAVPDHARFTYLGAPEQTAAAWRDTPDGPAFTVGDVGRIDDDGYLFLDGRRTDLIISGGVNVYPLEVENALREVPGVRDVAVLGAPDPDWGQRVVAAVVGDVEPETLRAHAREVLAPAKRPKDYLPVAELPLTPTGKVRRDRLADLLLGGAVDPAP from the coding sequence ATGGCAGCGACGAGCACCGCGGACGCCCTCGGACCCGGGTCGCGCGTCGCGCTGCTCGTGCCCGGCTCGACGGCCTACGTCGACCTCGTTCTCGCGCTGCTCGCCGACGGGATCTTCCCGGTCCCGCTGGACCCCGCCCTCACCGGGGCCGAGCGACGTCGCATCCTCGCACCGATCGCCCCCGACCTCGTCGTCGACCGGGCCGAGCAGGTCGAGGACCTGCTGGCCGGCCGCACCGACCGGACCAGGGCCGTGCCGCGCGGGCGGCCGATCCACTGCACGAGCGGCACCACCGGGACCCCCAAGGGGGTCTTCTCCGGGCTCCTCCCCGACGACCAGGCGGCAGCCCTGGTCGCCGAGGAGAGGGAGCTCTGGGGCTTCTGCGCCGACGACGTCAACCTGGTGCTGAGCCCGCTGCACCACTCCGCGCCGCTGCGCTTCGCGACCGGGACGCTGCTCGCCGGCGGTCGCCTCGTCGTCCCCGGGAAGTTCGACCCCGCCCGGGTCACCGCCGCGATCCGCGACGAGCGGCCGACCACGATGTTCTGCGTCCCGACCCACCTCCAACGGCTCCTCGCCCACTGGGACGACGTCGGCGTCCCCGACCTGACCTCGTTCCGCCTCGTCGCGCACGCCGGGGCGCCGTGCCCACCGGCGATCAAGGAGCGGCTCGTCGAGCTGTTCCCGTCGGGCTCCACCTGGGAGTTCTACGGCTCGACCGAGGGCCAGTTCACCGCGTGCCGCTCCGAGGACTGGCAGCGCCGCCCGGGCACCGTCGGACGCGCACGACCCGGCCGGACGCTCTCCGTCGACGCCGACGGCCACATCTGGTGCGCCGTGCCCGACCACGCCCGCTTCACCTACCTCGGTGCGCCCGAGCAGACCGCGGCCGCCTGGCGCGACACCCCGGACGGGCCGGCCTTCACGGTCGGCGACGTCGGACGCATCGACGACGACGGCTACCTCTTCCTCGACGGCCGTCGCACCGACCTGATCATCTCCGGCGGCGTCAACGTCTACCCGCTCGAGGTGGAGAACGCGCTGCGGGAGGTGCCGGGGGTCCGGGACGTCGCCGTGCTCGGGGCGCCGGACCCCGACTGGGGCCAGCGGGTGGTGGCGGCCGTGGTCGGGGACGTGGAGCCCGAGACGCTGCGCGCCCACGCACGCGAGGTGCTGGCGCCGGCGAAGCGACCCAAGGACTACCTGCCGGTCGCGGAGCTGCCGCTCACCCCGACCGGGAAGGTGCGGCGCGACCGCCTGGCGGACCTGCTCCTGGGCGGCGCCGTCGACCCCGCGCCGTGA
- a CDS encoding aryl-sulfate sulfotransferase: protein MSRLVVLALISASLALLAVDPGRSAAAPAPVHDVVVGVVSDPAAETWPAYAATVERYALRTGSATPEVRVTATSSDPDARIVVNGRPATSGDPLVLAGLASGDEVNVQIADSAGTSNQSWIVLPPGFPRLTASGPHSDLAAGEVALTLGSFLGGNYTAVVDEWGVPVRAVAEQISDLKQSAADPTRYSAALPAPGGGWRIAELDEQFHELRSHQLTTAPADTTDFHDSVLLPDGGALLMGYWPVTRDGTVLTDAVIELQDAAGEATWSWNSKDHVDPAEGLVDRSAADYAHINSLQLLPGGDVLASFRNLSQVMLIAGSDGPGRDAGDVLWRFGGNRNDFTFVDDPYGGPCAQHAATLLPDGHLMVFDNGARRDESGRSRRRPPTCAPRPAIPPVRGWRARRAG from the coding sequence ATGTCCCGTCTCGTGGTCCTCGCCCTCATCTCCGCCTCGCTCGCCCTCCTCGCGGTCGACCCCGGGCGGTCCGCGGCGGCGCCTGCCCCCGTCCACGACGTCGTGGTCGGCGTCGTCTCCGACCCGGCGGCCGAGACCTGGCCCGCGTACGCCGCGACCGTCGAGCGCTATGCCCTCCGCACGGGGTCGGCGACCCCGGAGGTGCGGGTGACGGCGACGTCGAGCGACCCCGACGCGAGGATCGTCGTCAACGGCCGCCCGGCCACGAGCGGCGACCCGCTGGTGCTCGCGGGACTCGCGAGCGGCGACGAGGTCAACGTCCAGATCGCCGACTCCGCCGGCACGTCCAACCAGTCGTGGATCGTGCTCCCGCCGGGCTTCCCCCGGCTCACCGCCTCCGGGCCCCACTCGGACCTGGCTGCGGGCGAGGTGGCGCTCACCCTCGGCTCGTTCCTCGGCGGCAACTACACCGCCGTCGTCGACGAGTGGGGGGTGCCGGTCCGAGCGGTGGCGGAGCAGATCAGCGACCTCAAGCAGTCAGCCGCCGACCCGACCCGCTACTCCGCGGCGCTCCCTGCCCCAGGCGGCGGCTGGCGCATCGCCGAGCTCGACGAGCAGTTCCACGAGCTCCGGTCGCACCAGCTCACGACCGCCCCGGCCGACACCACCGACTTCCACGACTCGGTGCTGCTGCCCGACGGCGGGGCCCTGCTGATGGGCTACTGGCCCGTCACCCGCGACGGCACCGTCCTCACCGACGCCGTCATCGAGCTCCAGGACGCCGCTGGCGAGGCCACGTGGAGCTGGAACAGCAAGGACCACGTGGACCCCGCGGAGGGCCTGGTCGACCGCTCGGCGGCGGACTACGCCCACATCAACTCCCTCCAGCTGCTGCCCGGCGGCGACGTGCTGGCGTCCTTCCGCAACCTGAGCCAGGTCATGCTGATCGCCGGCAGCGACGGTCCGGGCCGCGACGCCGGCGACGTCCTCTGGCGCTTCGGAGGGAACCGCAACGACTTCACCTTCGTCGACGACCCCTACGGCGGTCCGTGCGCGCAGCACGCCGCGACCCTGCTGCCCGACGGGCACCTCATGGTCTTCGACAACGGCGCACGCCGCGACGAGTCGGGCCGATCGCGCCGCAGACCGCCGACATGTGCCCCGCGCCCGGCGATCCCTCCGGTCCGCGGGTGGCGCGCCCGCAGAGCCGGGTGA
- a CDS encoding patatin-like phospholipase family protein: MTGTGTSALVLGGGGITGIAWELGILTGLARAGVDLTDTDVVVGTSAGSVVGAQLGSDWSLEDLYAAQLEPPDAELGGRMSRVAALKLVPPYVLPGTDRQKLARVGRVARAAHAPGSVDREAVIRARLPAHAWPDRDLRITAVDAVSGEFTVFTRGSGVDLVSAVAASCAVPTVWPPVEVGGRTYVDGGMRSTANVDVAAGAARVVVLAPLPRSFSRRTSIRAQLEGIGPRAWSVVTPDADALTAFGKNLLDPSRRTVAAEAGLRQAADHVERLRGVWEA, encoded by the coding sequence ATGACAGGCACAGGCACCTCGGCCCTCGTCCTCGGTGGCGGGGGCATCACCGGCATCGCGTGGGAGCTCGGGATCCTCACGGGGCTCGCCCGCGCGGGCGTCGACCTCACCGACACCGACGTCGTGGTCGGCACGTCGGCCGGCTCGGTCGTGGGCGCCCAGCTCGGGAGCGACTGGTCCCTGGAGGACCTCTACGCCGCGCAGCTCGAGCCCCCGGACGCCGAGCTCGGCGGGCGGATGTCACGGGTCGCGGCGCTGAAGCTCGTGCCGCCCTACGTCCTGCCCGGCACCGACCGGCAGAAGCTGGCCCGCGTCGGCCGGGTGGCGCGTGCCGCGCACGCACCCGGCAGCGTCGACCGTGAGGCGGTGATCCGTGCGCGGCTCCCCGCGCACGCCTGGCCGGACCGCGACCTCCGGATCACCGCGGTCGACGCCGTCAGCGGCGAGTTCACCGTCTTCACCCGGGGGTCGGGGGTCGACCTCGTCTCGGCGGTCGCAGCCAGCTGCGCCGTGCCCACGGTCTGGCCGCCGGTGGAGGTGGGCGGCCGGACGTACGTCGACGGCGGGATGCGGTCGACCGCCAACGTCGACGTCGCGGCCGGCGCCGCACGCGTCGTCGTGCTGGCACCCCTGCCGCGGTCGTTCAGCAGGCGGACCTCGATCCGCGCCCAGCTGGAGGGCATCGGGCCGCGGGCCTGGTCGGTCGTGACCCCCGACGCCGACGCGCTCACGGCGTTCGGGAAGAACCTGCTCGACCCGTCGCGCCGCACGGTCGCCGCCGAGGCCGGCCTGCGGCAGGCCGCAGACCACGTCGAGCGCCTGCGCGGCGTCTGGGAGGCCTGA
- the rpsA gene encoding 30S ribosomal protein S1 has protein sequence MTSTLSTLPDYDAPQVAVNDIGSEEDFLAAIDATIKYFNDGDIVDGTIVKVDRDEVLLDIGYKTEGVIPSRELSIKHDVDPNEVVSVGDKVEALVLQKEDKEGRLILSKKRAQYERAWGTIEQVKEEDGVVEGTVIEVVKGGLILDIGLRGFLPASLVEMRRVRDLQPYVGQTLEAKIIELDKNRNNVVLSRRAWLEQTQSEVRHGFLTQLQKGQIRKGVVSSIVNFGAFVDLGGVDGLVHVSELSWKHIDHPSEVVAVGDEVTVEVLDVDMDRERVSLSLKATQEDPWQHFARTHQIGQIVPGKVTKLVPFGSFVRVEEGIEGLVHISELAERHVEIPEQVVQVNDDVMVKIIDIDLERRRISLSLKQANETAAAADVEEFDPTLYGMTATYDEQGNYVYPEGFDPETGEWLEGFEEQRAVWEDQYAKAHARWEAHVKQQEEAKQAEVEAGEATSYSSGGDVAAETGGDTGGSLASDEALQALREKLTGGQA, from the coding sequence ATGACGAGCACCCTCTCCACTCTTCCGGACTACGACGCGCCCCAGGTGGCCGTCAACGACATCGGGTCCGAAGAGGACTTCCTCGCGGCGATCGACGCGACCATCAAGTACTTCAACGACGGCGACATCGTCGACGGCACCATCGTCAAGGTGGACCGCGACGAGGTCCTCCTCGACATCGGCTACAAGACCGAGGGCGTCATCCCCTCGCGCGAGCTGTCGATCAAGCACGACGTCGACCCCAACGAGGTCGTTTCCGTGGGCGACAAGGTCGAGGCCCTGGTCCTCCAGAAGGAGGACAAGGAGGGTCGCCTGATCCTGTCCAAGAAGCGCGCCCAGTACGAGCGCGCCTGGGGCACGATCGAGCAGGTCAAGGAGGAGGACGGCGTCGTCGAGGGCACCGTCATCGAGGTCGTCAAGGGCGGCCTCATCCTCGACATCGGCCTGCGCGGCTTCCTGCCGGCCTCCCTCGTGGAGATGCGTCGCGTCCGCGACCTGCAGCCCTACGTCGGCCAGACCCTCGAGGCCAAGATCATCGAGCTCGACAAGAACCGCAACAACGTGGTCCTGTCGCGCCGCGCCTGGCTGGAGCAGACCCAGTCCGAGGTCCGCCACGGCTTCCTGACCCAGCTCCAGAAGGGCCAGATCCGCAAGGGTGTCGTGTCCTCGATCGTCAACTTCGGTGCGTTCGTGGACCTCGGCGGCGTCGACGGCCTCGTCCACGTCTCCGAGCTGTCCTGGAAGCACATCGACCACCCGTCCGAGGTCGTCGCCGTGGGCGACGAGGTCACCGTCGAGGTCCTCGACGTGGACATGGACCGCGAGCGCGTCTCCCTGTCGCTGAAGGCGACCCAGGAGGACCCGTGGCAGCACTTCGCCCGCACCCACCAGATCGGCCAGATCGTCCCGGGCAAGGTCACCAAGCTGGTGCCCTTCGGTTCGTTCGTCCGCGTCGAGGAGGGCATCGAGGGCCTGGTGCACATCTCCGAGCTGGCCGAGCGCCACGTGGAGATCCCCGAGCAGGTCGTGCAGGTCAACGACGACGTCATGGTCAAGATCATCGACATCGACCTCGAGCGTCGCCGGATCTCGCTGTCGCTCAAGCAGGCCAACGAGACCGCCGCGGCCGCCGACGTGGAGGAGTTCGACCCGACCCTCTACGGCATGACCGCGACCTACGACGAGCAGGGCAACTACGTCTACCCCGAGGGCTTCGACCCCGAGACGGGCGAGTGGCTCGAGGGCTTCGAGGAGCAGCGTGCGGTCTGGGAGGACCAGTACGCCAAGGCGCACGCCCGCTGGGAGGCGCACGTCAAGCAGCAGGAGGAGGCCAAGCAGGCCGAGGTCGAGGCCGGCGAGGCCACCTCGTACTCCTCGGGCGGCGACGTCGCGGCCGAGACCGGTGGCGACACCGGCGGCTCGCTCGCCTCCGACGAGGCGCTGCAGGCGCTCCGCGAGAAGCTGACCGGCGGCCAGGCCTGA
- a CDS encoding phosphotransferase, with amino-acid sequence MSDLDGVLAPLPGGHSGRTFAAQVAGERAVVRIYPPADDRGHRPPEVDEAVLRLVRGLVPVAEVLEVRRVLPGTGVPGLLVTSLLPGERGDLVLPGLGDRAAGRLGRALGTVAGTLAGMPSLRPGVFVDADLALGALPGDGLVEWVRTRLGAWSERDREQLEDVAVRAQDLLDTVGRACLVHGDLNPKNVLVEPAGPDVNGVVDWEFAHAGHPWTDVGNLVRFDRRPDYVEGVLAAWTDLRGGSADDLLEGARAADLWALVDLAARAGENPVADRAEVLLRAVAETGDLHAWPFDH; translated from the coding sequence GTGAGCGACCTCGACGGCGTGCTGGCCCCGCTGCCCGGCGGTCACTCGGGTCGCACGTTCGCCGCCCAGGTGGCGGGGGAGCGGGCGGTCGTCCGGATCTACCCGCCCGCGGACGACCGCGGCCACCGTCCGCCCGAGGTCGACGAGGCAGTCCTGCGCCTGGTGCGGGGCCTGGTCCCCGTAGCGGAGGTGCTCGAGGTCCGACGGGTGCTGCCGGGCACGGGCGTGCCCGGCCTGCTCGTCACCAGCCTGCTGCCGGGGGAGCGCGGCGACCTGGTCCTCCCGGGCCTCGGCGACCGCGCGGCCGGGCGCCTGGGCCGGGCGCTGGGCACCGTCGCGGGCACGCTCGCGGGGATGCCCTCGCTGCGTCCGGGCGTCTTCGTCGACGCCGACCTCGCGCTCGGCGCGCTGCCCGGAGACGGTCTCGTCGAGTGGGTGCGGACACGGCTCGGTGCGTGGTCCGAGCGCGACCGCGAGCAGCTCGAGGACGTCGCCGTACGGGCCCAGGACCTGCTGGACACGGTCGGTCGGGCCTGTCTGGTCCACGGCGACCTGAACCCGAAGAACGTGCTGGTCGAACCGGCGGGGCCCGACGTCAACGGCGTCGTGGACTGGGAGTTCGCACATGCCGGCCACCCGTGGACCGACGTGGGCAACCTGGTCCGGTTCGACCGGCGGCCGGACTACGTCGAGGGGGTGCTCGCGGCGTGGACGGACCTGCGCGGCGGGAGCGCGGACGACCTGCTCGAGGGGGCTCGTGCGGCGGACCTCTGGGCACTGGTGGACCTCGCGGCGCGAGCGGGGGAGAACCCGGTCGCCGACCGCGCGGAGGTCCTGCTCCGGGCCGTCGCCGAGACGGGCGACCTGCACGCGTGGCCGTTCGACCACTGA